Proteins encoded by one window of Dietzia sp. B32:
- the rpsO gene encoding 30S ribosomal protein S15 — protein MALSTEEKKAVLAEYGIHETDTGSPEAQIAMLTKRIQQLTEHLKTHKHDHHSRRGLLLMVGRRRRLLKYIAKTDIARYRSLIERLGLRR, from the coding sequence ATGGCGCTCAGCACCGAAGAGAAGAAGGCCGTACTGGCCGAGTACGGGATCCATGAGACCGACACCGGCTCACCCGAGGCCCAGATCGCCATGCTCACCAAGCGCATCCAGCAGCTCACCGAGCACCTCAAGACCCACAAGCACGACCACCACTCGCGGCGCGGCCTGCTCCTGATGGTCGGACGTCGGCGTCGTCTGCTCAAGTACATCGCCAAGACCGACATCGCGCGCTACCGCTCGCTCATCGAGCGACTCGGCCTGCGTCGCTGA
- a CDS encoding bifunctional riboflavin kinase/FAD synthetase, which yields MNAARKVVAVQLWRTFDEIVIPDGGTSVALGVFDGLHRGHRSLVDRAVGHGRELGASPVLVTFDPHPVEVVRPGTHPSVLTPLERRAELAAGFGIDAVFALPFDREMAAWEPEEFVDRVLVRGLRARAVTVGRNFTFGRRAAGTPETLRDLCAERGIVCEIVDLLEAGGETVSSSRVRRLLGEADVAGAAEVLGRPHRVSGVVVHGAGRGGRDLGYPTANLDLPEHTAVPVDGVYAGWFTVLDDGPVDGTIVPGRRYPCAISVGTNPTFGDSARSVEAFVLDESADLYGRLAAVDFVDHVREMVKFASVDELLVAMDRDVTTTRGVLGG from the coding sequence GTGAACGCCGCGCGTAAGGTGGTCGCCGTGCAATTGTGGCGGACGTTCGACGAGATCGTGATCCCCGACGGCGGGACCTCCGTCGCCCTCGGCGTGTTCGACGGACTCCACCGGGGCCACCGGAGCCTGGTGGACCGCGCCGTCGGCCACGGCCGGGAACTGGGTGCCAGCCCCGTCCTGGTGACGTTCGACCCCCACCCCGTGGAGGTCGTCAGGCCGGGAACCCACCCGTCGGTCCTCACCCCCCTGGAGCGGCGTGCCGAGCTCGCGGCCGGGTTCGGGATCGACGCGGTGTTCGCGCTGCCCTTCGACCGCGAGATGGCCGCGTGGGAGCCCGAGGAGTTCGTCGACCGGGTCCTCGTGCGCGGTCTGCGGGCCCGTGCGGTCACCGTGGGGCGCAACTTCACGTTCGGCCGACGCGCGGCCGGTACGCCGGAGACCCTGCGAGACCTGTGCGCGGAACGGGGCATCGTCTGCGAGATCGTGGACCTTCTCGAGGCCGGGGGCGAGACCGTCTCCTCCAGCCGGGTCCGCCGACTGCTCGGCGAGGCCGACGTGGCCGGTGCCGCCGAGGTCCTCGGCCGACCCCACCGCGTCTCCGGGGTCGTGGTCCACGGTGCCGGTCGCGGGGGGCGGGACCTCGGGTATCCGACCGCCAACCTCGACCTCCCCGAACACACTGCCGTGCCGGTCGACGGCGTGTACGCCGGGTGGTTCACAGTCCTCGACGACGGCCCGGTGGACGGCACGATCGTCCCGGGCCGCCGCTACCCGTGCGCGATCTCCGTCGGGACCAACCCGACGTTCGGGGACTCCGCCCGCAGCGTGGAGGCGTTCGTGCTGGACGAGTCCGCCGACCTGTACGGACGACTGGCCGCCGTCGACTTCGTCGACCATGTCCGCGAGATGGTCAAGTTCGCCTCCGTCGACGAGTTGCTCGTGGCCATGGACCGCGACGTCACCACCACCAGGGGCGTGCTGGGGGGCTGA
- a CDS encoding polyribonucleotide nucleotidyltransferase — translation MPQITAVEVEDGVFETVATIDNGDFGRRELRFETGRLAKQAAGSVVAYLDDDTMLLSATTAGKHPKEHFDFFPLTVDVEERMYAAGRIPGSFFRREGRPSTDAILTCRLIDRPLRPTFADGVRNEVQVVVTVMSLDPKDLYDVVAINAASASTQLSGLPFSGPVGGVRVALIPTAADPAGQWVAFPTVEQLSDAVFDMVVAGRVVGSGDTADVAIMMVEAEATDDVIEKVAGGAQAPTEDVVAQGLEAAKPFIAELCAAQQALADAAPGTPREFPLFPPYADDVYAAVAEIAETKLGQIMQIADKQDRDGATDELKATVLEQLTEQFSDRLGQVGAAFKSLTKKVVRQRILTDHFRIDGRGTRDIRALSAEVEVIPRAHGSALFERGETQILGVTTLDMVKMAQQIDSLGPETSKRYMHHYNFPPYSTGETGRVGSPKRREIGHGALAERALMPVLPSVEEFPYAIRQVSEALSSNGSTSMGSVCASTLSLLNAGVPLKAPVAGIAMGLVSDEVDGETRYVALTDILGAEDAFGDMDFKVAGTGMFVTALQLDTKLDGIPSEVLAGALTQAREARLTILDVMAEAIDEPDELSPFAPRIIAIKVPVDKIGEVIGPKGKMINSITEETGASVSIEDDGTVYIGATDGESAQAAIDKINAIANPQLPKVGERFLGTVVKTAPFGAFLSLLPGRDGLVHISKLGQGKRVGKVEDVVNVGDKMQVEIADIDNRGKISLIPVGEDTTSGSDADAGSDN, via the coding sequence ATGCCACAGATCACGGCCGTCGAGGTCGAAGACGGGGTCTTCGAGACCGTCGCGACCATCGACAACGGCGACTTCGGTCGCCGCGAGCTCCGCTTCGAGACCGGCCGGCTGGCCAAGCAGGCCGCCGGCTCGGTCGTCGCCTACCTGGACGACGACACGATGCTGCTGTCCGCCACCACGGCGGGCAAGCACCCCAAGGAGCACTTCGACTTCTTCCCCCTGACGGTGGACGTCGAGGAGCGGATGTACGCCGCGGGACGGATCCCCGGTTCGTTCTTCCGCCGCGAGGGACGTCCCAGCACGGACGCCATCCTCACCTGCCGGCTCATCGACCGGCCCCTGCGCCCGACCTTCGCGGACGGGGTCCGCAACGAGGTCCAGGTCGTCGTGACCGTCATGAGCCTCGATCCCAAGGATCTCTACGACGTGGTGGCCATCAACGCCGCCTCCGCCTCCACCCAGCTCTCCGGACTGCCGTTCTCGGGCCCGGTCGGCGGCGTGCGCGTCGCCCTCATCCCGACGGCCGCCGACCCGGCCGGTCAGTGGGTGGCGTTCCCCACCGTCGAGCAGCTCTCCGACGCCGTCTTCGACATGGTCGTCGCCGGTCGTGTCGTCGGCTCCGGTGACACCGCCGACGTCGCGATCATGATGGTCGAGGCCGAGGCCACCGACGACGTGATCGAGAAGGTCGCCGGGGGCGCGCAGGCGCCCACCGAGGACGTCGTCGCCCAGGGCCTCGAGGCCGCCAAGCCGTTCATCGCCGAGCTGTGCGCCGCGCAGCAGGCGTTGGCCGACGCCGCGCCCGGCACCCCGCGTGAGTTCCCGTTGTTCCCGCCGTACGCGGACGACGTCTACGCCGCGGTCGCCGAGATCGCCGAGACCAAGCTCGGCCAGATCATGCAGATCGCCGACAAGCAGGATCGTGACGGCGCGACCGACGAGCTCAAGGCGACCGTCCTCGAGCAGCTCACCGAGCAGTTCTCCGACCGCCTCGGCCAGGTCGGGGCCGCGTTCAAGTCCCTGACCAAGAAGGTCGTGCGCCAGCGCATCCTCACCGACCACTTCCGCATCGACGGCCGCGGCACGCGGGACATCCGTGCACTGTCCGCCGAGGTCGAGGTCATCCCGCGCGCTCACGGTTCGGCGCTGTTCGAGCGAGGCGAGACCCAGATCCTGGGCGTGACCACGCTGGACATGGTCAAGATGGCCCAGCAGATCGACTCGCTCGGGCCCGAGACCAGCAAGCGCTACATGCACCACTACAACTTCCCGCCGTACTCCACCGGCGAGACCGGTCGCGTGGGATCGCCCAAGCGCCGCGAGATCGGACACGGGGCGCTCGCCGAGCGTGCGCTCATGCCGGTCCTGCCGAGCGTCGAGGAGTTCCCGTACGCGATCCGCCAGGTCTCCGAGGCGCTCAGCTCCAACGGCTCCACCTCCATGGGGTCCGTCTGCGCCTCCACCCTGTCGCTGCTCAACGCCGGTGTGCCCCTCAAGGCGCCCGTCGCCGGCATCGCGATGGGCCTGGTCTCCGACGAGGTCGACGGCGAGACCCGCTACGTCGCGCTCACCGACATCCTCGGTGCCGAGGACGCGTTCGGCGACATGGACTTCAAGGTCGCCGGCACGGGCATGTTCGTCACCGCGCTCCAGCTGGACACCAAACTCGACGGCATCCCGTCCGAGGTCCTGGCCGGCGCGCTCACCCAGGCCCGCGAGGCCCGGCTCACCATCCTCGACGTGATGGCCGAGGCGATCGACGAGCCCGACGAGCTCAGCCCGTTCGCGCCGCGCATCATCGCCATCAAGGTCCCCGTCGACAAGATCGGTGAGGTCATCGGGCCCAAGGGCAAGATGATCAACTCGATCACCGAGGAGACCGGCGCGTCCGTCTCGATCGAGGACGACGGCACCGTGTACATCGGTGCGACCGACGGCGAGTCCGCCCAGGCCGCGATCGACAAGATCAACGCCATCGCCAACCCGCAGCTGCCCAAGGTCGGAGAGCGGTTCCTCGGTACGGTCGTCAAGACCGCTCCGTTCGGAGCATTCCTCTCCCTGCTGCCCGGTCGCGACGGTCTGGTCCACATCTCCAAGCTGGGCCAGGGCAAGCGCGTCGGCAAGGTCGAGGACGTGGTCAACGTCGGCGACAAGATGCAGGTCGAGATCGCCGACATCGACAACCGCGGCAAGATCAGCCTCATCCCGGTGGGCGAGGACACGACCTCCGGTTCCGACGCGGACGCCGGTAGCGACAACTGA
- a CDS encoding pitrilysin family protein — protein sequence MNPTIRVDRTIPGVRVVTEDLPWCHTAAVGIWIGSGSADEGPGEHGAAHFLEHVLFKRTTGATGRELSERIDLLGGDLNAYTGREHTCYHVHVPAEGLDTAVDVLVDVVANGSCDPDDVEIERDVVLDELAGRADDPEDLACELVATAVLGRDPLARPIIGTEDSVEALDAETLRAFHRRMLGASDVVVAAAGRIDHDALVRRIADGPLAEVVSRHGAGQRGSERTDRGGVAPERDAGWSETAVLAGEDSDSEQALIALARRTPARDHRDRAAAQVGTAVLGGGLSSRLFQRIREELGLAYTVYAGMDQFRSTGLITVVAGSPVDRVGALCDEVGDVVSGMLTAPPAVDEVDRAIGHLTGSIRLGLDDPMSRMTRIGRHLLDRDTVIPVEESVARLLRVTPDEVAAYWTGESAPWCLAAVGPGMPGGGAAGLLGRVGG from the coding sequence GTGAACCCGACGATCCGCGTGGACCGCACGATCCCCGGCGTGCGCGTGGTGACGGAGGACCTGCCCTGGTGCCACACCGCGGCGGTCGGCATCTGGATAGGGTCCGGCTCGGCGGACGAGGGTCCCGGCGAGCACGGGGCCGCACACTTCCTCGAGCACGTCCTGTTCAAACGGACCACCGGTGCCACGGGTCGCGAACTCTCCGAACGGATCGATCTGCTGGGCGGGGACCTCAACGCCTACACAGGGCGCGAACACACCTGCTACCACGTCCACGTTCCCGCCGAGGGGCTGGACACAGCGGTGGACGTGCTCGTGGACGTCGTCGCCAACGGCTCCTGCGACCCGGACGACGTGGAGATCGAGCGGGACGTCGTACTCGACGAGCTGGCCGGGCGGGCGGATGACCCCGAGGACCTGGCCTGCGAACTGGTCGCCACCGCCGTCCTCGGGCGAGACCCACTCGCCCGGCCGATCATCGGCACCGAGGACTCGGTCGAGGCTCTGGACGCCGAGACACTCCGGGCGTTCCACCGCCGTATGCTCGGCGCCTCCGACGTCGTGGTCGCCGCGGCCGGGCGGATCGATCACGACGCCCTGGTCCGCCGGATCGCCGACGGTCCGCTGGCCGAGGTGGTCTCCCGGCACGGTGCCGGGCAGCGCGGTTCCGAGCGGACCGACCGCGGCGGCGTCGCCCCCGAGCGGGACGCGGGGTGGTCGGAGACGGCCGTCCTCGCCGGCGAGGACAGTGACTCCGAGCAGGCGTTGATCGCCCTCGCCCGCCGGACCCCCGCCCGGGATCACCGGGACCGGGCTGCCGCCCAGGTCGGCACCGCGGTCCTCGGGGGTGGACTGAGTTCGCGGCTGTTCCAACGCATCCGCGAGGAGCTGGGGCTGGCGTACACGGTCTACGCCGGCATGGACCAGTTCCGATCCACCGGTCTGATCACGGTGGTGGCCGGGTCCCCGGTGGACCGGGTCGGCGCGCTGTGCGACGAGGTCGGCGACGTGGTGTCCGGGATGCTGACCGCGCCACCCGCCGTCGACGAGGTCGACCGCGCGATCGGCCACCTCACGGGTTCCATCAGGCTCGGTCTGGACGACCCGATGTCCAGGATGACCCGGATCGGTCGGCACCTGTTGGACAGGGACACGGTGATCCCCGTGGAGGAGTCCGTCGCCAGGCTCCTGCGTGTCACCCCCGACGAGGTCGCCGCCTACTGGACCGGCGAGTCCGCGCCGTGGTGCCTGGCCGCGGTCGGTCCCGGCATGCCGGGCGGCGGCGCGGCTGGGCTGTTGGGGCGCGTGGGCGGATAG
- the truB gene encoding tRNA pseudouridine(55) synthase TruB, translating into MTPRRPDTRPAPEPGLVVVDKPGGMSSHDVVGRLRRYFGTRKVGHAGTLDPMATGVLVVGIERATKMLGLLALETKSYEATIRLGQTTTTDDAEGETTSTADASDVTDEAMDAAITALTGEIDQVPSAVSAIKVDGRRAYDRVRAGEEVELEPRRVTVSRFDVLERVRTGDVIDLVVVVDCSTGTYIRALARDLGTAVGVGGHLTALRRTHVGPFGLDVARTLEQLEADPTLSLDLDAAALTAFPRRDIDADEAEGLRHGRWLEARGDTGVVAAVGPDGRVAALVSESGRRAAPVVVMRPAGL; encoded by the coding sequence GTGACCCCGCGCAGACCCGATACCCGCCCCGCACCCGAACCCGGCCTGGTGGTCGTCGACAAACCCGGTGGGATGAGCAGCCACGACGTCGTCGGGCGTCTCCGTCGGTACTTCGGCACCCGCAAGGTCGGCCACGCCGGGACACTGGACCCCATGGCGACCGGAGTGCTCGTCGTGGGCATCGAACGGGCCACCAAGATGCTCGGGCTCCTGGCCCTGGAGACCAAGTCCTACGAGGCCACCATCCGTCTCGGCCAGACCACGACCACGGACGACGCCGAGGGGGAGACCACCTCGACGGCGGACGCCTCGGATGTGACCGATGAGGCGATGGACGCGGCCATCACCGCCCTGACCGGGGAGATCGACCAGGTCCCGTCCGCCGTCAGTGCGATCAAAGTGGACGGGAGGCGGGCCTACGACCGTGTGCGGGCGGGGGAGGAGGTCGAACTCGAGCCGCGGCGCGTCACCGTCTCCCGGTTCGACGTGCTCGAGCGGGTCCGCACCGGGGACGTGATCGACCTCGTCGTCGTCGTCGACTGTTCGACCGGCACCTACATCCGCGCCCTCGCCCGTGACCTCGGAACCGCGGTCGGCGTCGGGGGGCATCTCACCGCGCTGCGCCGCACCCACGTCGGGCCGTTCGGCCTCGACGTGGCACGGACCCTCGAACAGCTGGAGGCCGATCCGACGCTGTCGCTGGACCTCGACGCCGCCGCGCTGACCGCGTTCCCCCGACGCGACATCGACGCCGACGAGGCGGAGGGCCTGCGGCACGGACGGTGGCTCGAGGCCCGCGGTGACACCGGTGTCGTCGCGGCCGTGGGGCCCGACGGCCGGGTCGCGGCGCTGGTCTCGGAATCGGGGCGGCGCGCCGCTCCGGTCGTGGTCATGCGCCCGGCGGGCCTGTGA